One genomic region from Rosa rugosa chromosome 1, drRosRugo1.1, whole genome shotgun sequence encodes:
- the LOC133707849 gene encoding uncharacterized protein LOC133707849: MAANVLKCGTGIGARLIFLSPSPKSPRPFGHSLAHFHQITANSYRSICSKPKVCDSAADASSPWARRRSVVSFCAATDAEEAQVEAEAISDGDEEQKKIKDAADLLDIRVGLVLRAWRHEEADSLYVEEVDIGEPEPRIICSGLVNYIPIDHIQERKVVVLANLKPRNMRGVKSCGMLMAASDASHENVELLVPPEGSLPGQRIWFGSEDDHQNQPPPATPNQIQKKKIWELVQPHLKTDDTCMAMLRMHIMRTSAGVIISRSLKHANIS; this comes from the exons ATGGCAGCGAACGTTTTGAAATGTGGCACGGGCATAGGCGCGCGTCTGATATTCCTATCTCCGTCTCCTAAATCTCCACGGCCCTTTGGGCATTCACTTGCTCATTTCCACCAAATCACTGCGAATAGTTATCGTAGTATTTGTAGCAAACCGAAAGTTTGTGATTCTGCTGCTGATGCGTCATCACCAtgggcaagaagaagaagcgtgGTCTCTTTTTGCGCCGCCACAGATGCTGAGGAGGCACAGGTAGAGGCAGAGGCGATAAGCGATGGTGATGAGGAACAGAAAAAGATAAAGGATGCAGCCGACCTGCTTGACATAAGGGTTGGGCTAGTCCTTAGGGCATGGAGGCATGAGGAAGCTGATTCTCTTTACGTGGAAGAGGTTGACATCGGAGAGCCTGAACCCAGAATCATCTGCAGTGGGCTTGTCAATTACATTCCTATTGATCACATTCAG GAGAGAAAAGTAGTTGTCCTTGCTAATCTGAAGCCCAGGAACATGCGGGGTGTCAAGTCTTGTGGAATGCTTATGGCCGCTTCTGATGCTTCCCATGAGAATGTTGAGCTTCTTGTGCCTCCTGAGGgttcacttcctggccaaaggATATGGTTTGGCTCTGAAGATGATCATCAAAATCAGCCTCCTCCTGCCACACCTAACCAG attcaaaagaaaaagatatgggaGCTGGTGCAACCTCATCTGAAGACAGATGATACTTGTATGGCTATGCTTAGGATGCATATAATGCGGACATCTGCAGGTGTGATAATCAGCAGATCTCTAAAACACGCAAATATCTCCTAA
- the LOC133707796 gene encoding methylenetetrahydrofolate reductase (NADH) 2-like, whose protein sequence is MKVIDKIHEALADEKKVVFSFEFFPPKTEDGVENLLERMDRMVAHNPAFCDITWGAGGSTADLTLDIANKMQNMICVESMMHLTCTNMPVDKIDHALQTIKSNGLQNVLALRGDPPHGQDKFVQIQGGFACALDLVTHIRATYGDYFGITVAGYPEAHPDAIEADGLATPESYQSDLAYLKRKVDAGADLIVTQLFYDTDVFLKFVNDCRQIGITCPIVPGIMPINNYKGFIRMTGFCKTRIPAEVTAALEPIKDNEEAVRAYGIHLGTEMCKKILAHGIRTLHLYTLNMEKSALAILMNLGLIEEAKISRPLPWRRPANVFRVKEDVRPIFWANRPKSYISRTIGWDLYPHGRWGDSRNPSYGALTDYQFMRPRARDKKLVEEWVVPLKSVEDIHEKFEKFCLGKLRSSPWSELDGLQPETKIINEQLGKINTKGFLTINSQPAINGERSDSPSVGWGGPGGYVYQKAYVEFFCSKEKLGALVDKCKALPSLTYMAVNREGSWISNISQTDVNAVTWGVFPAKEIIQPTVVDPASFMVWKDEAFEIWSRGWGRLYPESDSSRKLLEEVQNSYFLVSLVDNDYIHGDLFTVFANF, encoded by the exons ATGAAGGTGATCGACAAAATCCACGAGGCATTGGCGGATGAGAAGAAGGTGGTGTTCTCGTTCGAGTTCTTCCCTCCGAAGACGGAGGATGGGGTGGAGAACCTGCTGGAGAGAATGGATCGGATGGTGGCTCACAATCCGGCTTTCTGCGACATCACTTGGGGCGCCGGTGGCTCCACCGCCGATCTCACTCTGGACATCGCCAACAAAATGCAGAACATGATCTGCGTCGAGAGCATGATGCATCTCACCTGCACCAACATGCCCGTCGACAAGATCGACCACGCCCTCCAGACTATCAAGTCCAACGGCCTCCAGAATGTTCTTGCTCTCCGCGGCGACCCACCCCATGGCCAGGACAAGTTTGTTCAGATCCAAGGCGGCTTTGCCTGCGCCCTCGACCTG GTCACTCATATCAGAGCCACATATGGTGACTACTTTGGTATCACTGTTGCTGGTTATCCAG aggcACATCCCGATGCCATTGAAGCCGATGGCCTCGCCACTCCAGAGTCCTATCAAAGTGATCTGGCTTATCTCAAGAGAAAGGTTGATGCTGGTGCCGATTTGATCGTCACTCAATTATTCTACGATACTGATGTATTCCTCAAATTCGTCAACGACTGTCGCCAAATTGGAATCACTTGTCCCATTGTTCCTGGAATTATGCCTATTAATAACTACAAAGGTTTCATACGCATGACTGGTTTCTGCAAAACAAGG ATACCAGCTGAGGTTACTGCTGCCTTGGAACCTATTAAGGACAATGAAGAAGCTGTCAGAGCTTATGGAATTCACCTTGGAACAGAAATGTGCAAGAAGATTTTAGCTCATGGGATTAGGACATTGCATCTTTATACACTGAACATGGAGAAATCAGCATTGGCTATACTAATG AATCTTGGTTTGATTGAAGAGGCCAAAATATCAAGGCCCTTACCTTGGAGACGCCCTGCAAATGTTTTTCGTGTTAAAGAAGATGTTCGTCCAATTTTCTG GGCTAATCGTCCTAAGAGCTACATATCAAGAACCATAGGCTGGGACCTGTACCCACATGGGCGGTGGGGTGATTCTCGTAATCCTTCATATGGCGCACTAACTGATTACCAG TTCATGCGACCACGTGCACGTGACAAGAAACTTGTTGAAGAATGGGTTGTCCCACTGAAAAGTGTTGAAGATATTCATGAG AAATTTGAGAAATTCTGCCTTGGAAAGTTGAGAAGTAGCCCTTGGTCAGAACTCGATGGGCTTCAGCCAGAGACGAAGATCATAAATGAGCAGCTGGGGAAAATTAACACAAAGGGTTTCCTTACCATCAACAGCCAACCAGCAATAAATGGGGAAAGATCTGATTCACCATCTGTTG GATGGGGTGGGCCTGGAGGATATGTTTATCAGAAAGCCTATGTGGAGTTTTTCTGTTCCAAGGAGAAGTTGGGTGCTCTTGTTGACAAATGCAAGGCACTTCCATCTCTTACATACATGGCTGTTAATAGAGAAGGGAGTTGGATATCTAATATCAGTCAAACTGATGTAAATGCGGTAACATGGGGAGTCTTCCCAGCAAAGGAGATAATCCAACCGACTGTCGTGGATCCTGCTAGTTTTATGGTTTGGAAGGATGAGGCATTTGAAATCTGGTCAAGAGGATGGGGTCGCTTGTACCCTGAGAGCGACTCATCTAGGAAATTACTTGAAGAG GTGCAGAATAGCTACTTCTTGGTCAGCTTGGTAGATAATGACTACATCCATGGTGACCTTTTCACTGTTTTTGCTAATTTCTAG